One stretch of Candidatus Bathyarchaeia archaeon DNA includes these proteins:
- a CDS encoding type II toxin-antitoxin system VapC family toxin → MRFLDANVFIYAFYKPKKQLSEKEHQMKEQAKKIIANIFEGKEEALITVVHLSEVANILKHGLPQEQLTTIMRGLFMLDNLKIVGVSSEQYFVAVELGEDLKLEANDALAVDVMQQNGVQELYSFDEHFAHVEGVTKLP, encoded by the coding sequence ATGAGATTCTTAGACGCCAATGTCTTCATTTACGCTTTTTACAAACCCAAAAAGCAGCTGTCAGAAAAAGAGCATCAGATGAAAGAGCAAGCCAAAAAAATAATCGCCAACATCTTTGAAGGCAAAGAAGAAGCACTAATTACGGTGGTTCACCTCTCAGAGGTTGCAAACATCCTTAAACATGGCTTACCGCAGGAACAGCTAACCACGATTATGAGGGGACTTTTCATGTTGGACAACCTAAAAATTGTGGGCGTCTCCAGTGAGCAGTATTTTGTGGCAGTTGAGTTAGGCGAGGACCTAAAGCTTGAGGCTAACGACGCTTTGGCGGTTGACGTAATGCAGCAAAACGGCGTACAAGAGCTTTATTCGTTCGATGAACACTTTGCCCACGTGGAAGGGGTAACAAAGCTGCCCTAA
- a CDS encoding MraZ N-terminal domain-containing protein: METGVEVKKMDSQGRLILPADWRESELGESKEVFVIKRKGYLKLVPKRQVDLTKYFDQVDLGVEAIGNWSEFEKRFYEASGK, from the coding sequence TTGGAAACTGGGGTTGAAGTTAAAAAAATGGATTCACAGGGTCGTCTTATCCTGCCTGCTGACTGGCGAGAGTCAGAGCTTGGCGAAAGCAAAGAGGTCTTCGTCATCAAACGCAAAGGATACCTAAAACTCGTCCCAAAACGCCAAGTTGACCTCACCAAATACTTCGACCAAGTGGACTTAGGCGTGGAAGCCATAGGAAACTGGAGCGAGTTTGAAAAGCGCTTCTATGAGGCATCAGGCAAATGA